A single Roseofilum reptotaenium CS-1145 DNA region contains:
- a CDS encoding sensor histidine kinase, whose protein sequence is MLQSTETSFRRILMGRILLMTIPVLLLLQYATYRKARSSLLETARYNIIESAIEKGDRLDLSIKALTDQVKTASESGILQSGDLSTIDPYLNELSQRFSNSVVCLQLHNSTEDKLISNTCEGDEIGNLDPEKIAQKPDERFSTHVEVKLLLEALPSAFYNYGKDKLHFLINAPVYDPSGQPQSNLVIEATVPLQQNQDRKSLSGYTVIINEEGTIIAHIDPTRIGTNISEQKNKNLKSRLDSIIRSATGGKSDFLHLPGFDQSRREVIAGYTAIPNPTTTGSTNGKWVVLAVTPLEHALYGLQEIRQTLINLVLGLIAANLIAILVLSRSLVTPVEQLGKYAQSVECSVSPEAIPQKFKIHEFNQLAKALNSMVARLTSWAEELEVAWQEAKSSNQLKSEFLTSISHELRTPLNAIIGSVRLVKDGFCDDKEEEFEFLQQVDNAALHLLSIINDILDLSKIEAGKLSLELAPVDLNQILKEVIDIESAPIQSKGLSLSYESIPDSIPIAADADKLKQVFMNIIGNSVKFTEEGGITIKVERIKLHLEANSNGNNLARSQVRIAIKDTGIGIDPSAQSKLFQPFVMADGTRTRKFEGTGLGLAISRNLIEMMDGKIALYSEGDGQGTTVEIVLPLIDVQQLERSQALKTEV, encoded by the coding sequence TTGCTCCAATCCACTGAAACCTCTTTTCGTCGCATTCTCATGGGACGGATTTTGCTGATGACGATTCCCGTTTTACTTTTACTTCAATATGCCACCTACCGTAAAGCGCGTTCGAGTTTACTAGAAACGGCTCGGTATAATATTATTGAAAGTGCCATTGAAAAAGGCGATCGCCTCGATCTAAGTATCAAAGCTCTGACCGATCAAGTAAAAACGGCCAGTGAAAGTGGAATTTTGCAATCAGGGGACTTGTCCACAATAGATCCCTACCTCAACGAGCTAAGTCAACGTTTTTCTAATTCTGTGGTGTGTTTACAACTACACAATTCAACCGAAGATAAATTAATTTCTAATACCTGTGAAGGAGATGAAATCGGAAACTTAGACCCTGAAAAAATCGCTCAAAAACCCGATGAACGATTTTCGACTCATGTAGAAGTTAAGTTACTCTTAGAAGCTCTACCATCTGCTTTCTATAATTATGGTAAAGATAAACTCCATTTTTTAATTAATGCGCCAGTTTACGATCCTTCTGGACAACCCCAATCTAATCTAGTTATTGAAGCGACTGTTCCCCTCCAACAAAATCAAGATCGAAAATCCTTATCCGGCTATACAGTAATCATTAATGAAGAAGGAACAATCATTGCTCATATCGATCCCACTCGAATTGGGACTAATATTAGTGAGCAAAAAAACAAAAATCTTAAATCTAGATTAGACTCTATTATCCGATCGGCTACAGGAGGAAAAAGTGATTTTCTCCACTTACCTGGATTCGATCAAAGTCGTCGAGAAGTGATTGCTGGATATACAGCTATCCCTAATCCAACGACGACTGGCTCAACCAATGGTAAATGGGTTGTTTTAGCGGTCACCCCCCTTGAACACGCTCTCTATGGCCTTCAGGAAATTCGGCAAACGTTAATTAATTTAGTTTTAGGATTGATTGCAGCTAATTTAATTGCAATATTAGTTTTATCCCGCTCTTTAGTTACTCCAGTTGAACAACTAGGAAAATATGCCCAAAGTGTTGAATGCAGTGTTTCCCCGGAAGCCATTCCCCAGAAATTCAAGATTCATGAGTTTAATCAACTGGCTAAAGCCCTCAATAGTATGGTAGCACGGTTAACCAGTTGGGCAGAAGAACTAGAAGTTGCTTGGCAAGAAGCGAAAAGTTCTAATCAGCTCAAAAGTGAGTTTTTAACAAGTATTTCCCATGAATTAAGAACGCCTCTCAATGCGATTATTGGATCGGTTCGCTTGGTTAAAGATGGCTTCTGTGATGATAAGGAAGAAGAATTTGAGTTTTTGCAACAAGTGGATAATGCTGCCCTCCATTTACTCTCAATTATTAATGATATTTTGGATTTATCTAAGATTGAAGCAGGTAAACTATCTCTAGAGTTAGCCCCCGTGGATTTAAATCAGATTCTTAAAGAGGTGATCGATATTGAATCAGCTCCGATACAATCGAAAGGCTTATCTTTAAGTTATGAAAGTATTCCTGACTCAATTCCGATCGCTGCGGATGCAGATAAACTGAAGCAAGTTTTCATGAATATTATCGGCAATTCAGTTAAATTTACTGAAGAGGGAGGAATTACGATCAAAGTGGAGAGAATTAAGCTCCATCTGGAGGCAAATTCTAACGGCAATAATTTGGCCCGATCGCAGGTGAGAATTGCAATCAAAGATACGGGAATTGGCATTGATCCTTCTGCTCAATCCAAGCTGTTTCAACCGTTTGTCATGGCTGATGGAACTCGGACTCGTAAGTTTGAAGGGACGGGTTTAGGATTGGCGATTTCTCGGAATTTGATTGAGATGATGGACGGTAAGATTGCTCTGTATAGTGAGGGAGATGGACAGGGAACAACGGTGGAAATTGTGTTGCCTTTGATTGATGTGCAACAATTGGAGCGATCGCAGGCTTTGAAAACTGAAGTGTGA
- a CDS encoding amino acid ABC transporter permease: protein MTSANEHTIPLWRDDRFWRVALQVLAIAIVISVISLLTYNVSNNLQRAGIEFGFDFLDTQASFAIGESIIPYDPARDSYGRVLLAGLVNTLRIIISGIILTTLVGIAVGVASFSNNWLLRKGSEVYVELIRNVPLLLQLFFWYRAVFSKLPRPTDRIEVMGLAFLSNRGVFLPWPKMGWSLAIWCSVLIGLAIAAVVLWKIRIKSMVERGSSGKPQLTALWIIGMVALLIITVAFGWEKPTEIELGQITGGLRLTGEFAALLTGLVLYTAAFIAEIVRAGIQAVAKGQWEAARALGLQSGLMMRLVVFPQALRVIIPPLSSQYMNLAKNSSLGAAIAYAEIYNVANTTYNQSGRPVEVMLIIMVTYLLMNLIISLGMNQINRVVQLQER from the coding sequence ATGACCTCGGCAAATGAGCATACGATTCCTTTGTGGCGTGATGATCGATTTTGGCGAGTCGCGCTCCAAGTTTTGGCGATCGCGATCGTTATTTCTGTTATTAGTCTATTAACCTATAATGTCTCCAATAACCTCCAACGAGCGGGCATAGAGTTCGGGTTTGATTTTTTGGATACCCAAGCTTCCTTTGCCATTGGAGAAAGTATCATTCCTTACGATCCAGCCAGAGACAGCTATGGCCGGGTTTTATTAGCTGGGTTGGTCAATACCCTACGGATCATTATTTCTGGCATTATCCTCACAACATTAGTGGGAATTGCCGTGGGAGTTGCCAGTTTTTCTAATAATTGGTTACTGCGAAAGGGAAGCGAAGTTTATGTGGAGTTGATCCGCAATGTGCCCCTGCTCTTACAGTTGTTTTTTTGGTATCGGGCCGTTTTTTCTAAGTTGCCCAGACCCACAGATCGTATAGAGGTGATGGGACTCGCGTTCTTGAGTAACCGAGGGGTGTTTCTCCCTTGGCCAAAGATGGGTTGGTCTCTAGCGATTTGGTGCAGTGTGTTGATTGGATTGGCGATCGCAGCGGTTGTCCTGTGGAAAATACGGATTAAGTCCATGGTGGAACGGGGAAGTTCTGGAAAACCCCAGTTAACGGCCTTGTGGATTATTGGCATGGTTGCCCTACTGATTATTACAGTTGCCTTTGGATGGGAAAAACCGACGGAAATTGAGCTAGGTCAGATTACCGGAGGGTTGCGCCTGACTGGAGAATTCGCCGCCTTGCTGACAGGCTTAGTGTTGTATACGGCTGCCTTCATTGCCGAAATTGTCCGAGCCGGGATTCAAGCTGTAGCCAAAGGACAATGGGAAGCCGCGCGTGCCCTGGGTTTGCAGTCGGGTTTAATGATGCGTTTGGTGGTATTTCCCCAAGCTCTACGAGTGATTATTCCCCCCTTAAGTAGTCAGTACATGAACTTGGCTAAAAACTCCAGTTTGGGAGCGGCGATCGCCTACGCGGAAATCTACAATGTAGCCAATACAACCTACAACCAAAGCGGGCGACCCGTAGAAGTGATGCTCATTATCATGGTCACTTATTTGCTGATGAATTTGATCATTTCTTTAGGAATGAACCAAATCAACCGCGTGGTGCAACTACAAGAGAGATGA
- a CDS encoding rhodanese-like domain-containing protein translates to MVTPQNLQDKLQSIDSSSVQELWEKDRIQFIDVREPSEYAGERISGAISRPLSRFNPDDFLPNYTKPFILYCETGNRSATAAQKLFLAGFEEVTHLGGGLEEWKQQGYPTHVNPKAPISLMRQVQIVAGSLVLTGTLLGVFVAPGFLFLSGFVGAGLMFAGMSNTCMMAQLLAKLPYNRIR, encoded by the coding sequence ATGGTTACCCCTCAAAATCTGCAAGATAAACTACAATCAATTGACAGTTCTTCGGTACAAGAATTGTGGGAAAAAGATCGGATTCAGTTCATTGATGTGCGCGAACCAAGTGAATATGCTGGCGAGCGCATTTCAGGAGCTATTTCTCGACCCTTATCTCGTTTTAATCCGGATGATTTTCTCCCCAATTACACCAAACCCTTCATTCTCTATTGCGAAACAGGAAATCGTTCAGCCACGGCTGCCCAAAAGCTCTTTCTAGCAGGATTTGAAGAGGTGACCCACCTAGGAGGAGGATTAGAGGAATGGAAGCAACAGGGATATCCGACCCATGTTAATCCCAAGGCTCCGATTAGCCTGATGCGTCAGGTTCAAATTGTAGCCGGTTCTTTGGTGTTAACTGGAACTTTATTGGGGGTATTTGTGGCTCCCGGTTTCTTGTTTTTAAGTGGTTTTGTGGGAGCAGGATTGATGTTTGCCGGAATGAGTAATACCTGTATGATGGCTCAGTTATTGGCAAAATTACCTTACAATAGAATTCGGTAA
- a CDS encoding sulfite exporter TauE/SafE family protein — protein MVVNLVGHALAVCMGLSLGLIGGGGSVLALPVLMYVMGVETKSAIAMTLAIVGSVSLIGVMSHWRSGHVNLKAAAMFAPPAMVGSYLGAKIATQPMVSPTIQLMGFVAMMVTASILMIQKSHTQKSEETLKARQVSGLWQRFILIPLAGFSVGLVTGFVGIGGGFLVIPALVLLIQIPMKEAIGTSLLVISFQSVTGFWGYLSSQIPINLPLVFSFIVAASTGIILGSYLTQFVPGKQLEKGFGYFLLAIAVFIVVKS, from the coding sequence ATGGTCGTGAATCTGGTGGGACATGCTTTGGCCGTTTGTATGGGCTTGAGTTTGGGTTTAATTGGTGGTGGCGGTTCAGTATTAGCTCTGCCAGTGTTAATGTATGTGATGGGAGTAGAGACGAAATCAGCGATCGCCATGACGTTAGCTATTGTCGGTAGCGTCAGTCTCATTGGAGTCATGTCCCATTGGCGATCGGGTCATGTGAACCTCAAAGCAGCAGCAATGTTTGCACCTCCAGCTATGGTGGGTTCCTATCTAGGCGCTAAAATTGCGACTCAACCCATGGTGAGTCCCACGATACAACTGATGGGTTTTGTCGCTATGATGGTGACGGCCAGTATTTTAATGATTCAGAAGAGTCACACGCAAAAGAGTGAAGAGACACTGAAAGCTCGCCAAGTTTCAGGACTTTGGCAGAGGTTTATACTCATTCCCTTAGCTGGCTTCAGTGTAGGATTAGTGACCGGATTTGTGGGGATTGGCGGCGGTTTTTTGGTCATTCCAGCGTTGGTTTTATTGATTCAGATTCCCATGAAAGAGGCGATCGGGACATCTCTGTTGGTGATTTCGTTTCAATCAGTAACCGGGTTTTGGGGATATCTGAGCAGTCAGATCCCGATTAATTTACCTTTGGTGTTTTCCTTCATTGTTGCTGCAAGTACAGGAATTATTTTGGGGTCATATTTAACTCAGTTTGTGCCTGGAAAGCAACTAGAGAAAGGCTTTGGCTATTTTCTGCTAGCGATCGCCGTTTTTATCGTGGTCAAATCCTAA
- a CDS encoding MBL fold metallo-hydrolase translates to MLFRQLFDPETSTYTYLLADLKTQEALLVDPVLEQVDRDLKLLQELGLSLRYCLETHIHADHITGSGQLREVTGCTSLVPQQAGVLCADRFMTDGELLQVGGIEIQAIATPGHTDSHMAYLVNGRKVLTGDSLLIRGCGRTDFQSGDPGLLYDAITQRLFTLPDPTEVYPGHDYKGCTVSTIGEEKQFNPRLAGHTRESFIALMQSLNLPNPKKIAEAVPANQRCGKVPAVA, encoded by the coding sequence ATGCTATTTCGTCAATTATTCGATCCAGAAACCAGCACGTATACTTATCTGTTAGCCGATCTGAAGACTCAAGAGGCCCTATTGGTCGATCCGGTGCTAGAGCAAGTGGATCGTGACCTGAAGCTGTTGCAGGAGTTAGGGTTAAGTCTCCGCTATTGCCTAGAAACCCATATTCATGCTGACCATATTACCGGGAGCGGCCAGCTTCGGGAAGTGACCGGTTGTACATCCCTAGTTCCTCAACAGGCTGGAGTCCTCTGTGCCGATCGCTTTATGACTGATGGGGAATTATTACAAGTTGGAGGCATTGAGATTCAGGCGATCGCCACTCCGGGTCATACCGATAGTCACATGGCCTATCTGGTGAATGGACGCAAAGTGCTTACGGGTGATTCTCTGCTCATTCGAGGATGTGGTCGTACCGACTTCCAAAGCGGCGATCCCGGTCTGCTCTATGATGCCATTACTCAACGGTTATTTACGCTTCCCGACCCCACAGAAGTCTATCCTGGTCATGATTATAAAGGCTGCACGGTTTCTACCATTGGCGAAGAAAAACAATTCAATCCTCGTTTAGCCGGTCACACTCGTGAGAGTTTTATCGCCCTCATGCAAAGTTTAAATTTACCCAACCCGAAAAAAATCGCCGAAGCAGTTCCTGCGAATCAAAGATGCGGGAAAGTGCCGGCCGTAGCTTAA
- the ribD gene encoding bifunctional diaminohydroxyphosphoribosylaminopyrimidine deaminase/5-amino-6-(5-phosphoribosylamino)uracil reductase RibD: protein MIDSSTESHSEVDSPYIHRCIELARQALGRTAPNPLVGAIVVADNQIVGEGFHPRAGASHAEVFALQEAGDRAWGATVYVNLEPCNHYGRTPPCTEALIAAGVKRVVVGMVDPDPRVSGGGIQRLREAGIEVKVGVEEKACQQLNEAFIHRIRHQLPWGIFKYAMTLDGKIATTTGHSQWVTGEASRRWVHQLRGTCDAVIVGGNTVRKDNPQLTTHGVVDRNPVRMVMSRSLNLPRSAQLWEWVAPTVVLTEQGANPQLQTELGNWGVEVVEFPQLTPRAVMEYGYQRGFLSVLWECGGQLGAQAIASGMVQKVYAFIAPKIIGGDRAPSPVGDLRLTQMTEALSLTGIQYQSLGSDILIEGYLVNRDSL, encoded by the coding sequence TTGATTGATTCCTCGACTGAATCTCACTCAGAGGTAGATTCTCCTTACATTCATCGGTGCATTGAATTAGCCCGCCAAGCCCTTGGGCGAACCGCTCCAAATCCCCTTGTGGGAGCGATAGTGGTGGCGGACAATCAAATTGTGGGGGAAGGCTTCCATCCCCGCGCTGGAGCTAGCCATGCTGAAGTGTTTGCCCTACAAGAGGCGGGCGATCGCGCCTGGGGAGCAACTGTCTATGTGAATTTAGAGCCTTGTAATCATTATGGCCGCACTCCTCCTTGTACAGAAGCTCTAATTGCCGCGGGAGTAAAGCGAGTGGTGGTGGGGATGGTAGACCCCGATCCGAGGGTGTCTGGTGGAGGTATTCAACGGCTCAGAGAAGCGGGAATCGAGGTTAAGGTGGGGGTAGAAGAAAAAGCGTGTCAGCAACTCAATGAAGCATTTATTCATCGTATCCGCCATCAACTCCCTTGGGGCATTTTTAAGTATGCTATGACATTAGATGGAAAAATCGCTACAACCACAGGTCATAGCCAATGGGTCACTGGAGAAGCCTCTAGGCGGTGGGTACATCAATTGCGAGGGACTTGTGATGCAGTGATTGTAGGGGGGAATACAGTCAGAAAAGATAATCCCCAATTAACTACCCATGGAGTCGTGGATCGCAATCCGGTACGGATGGTGATGAGTCGTTCTTTGAATTTACCGCGATCGGCGCAATTGTGGGAGTGGGTTGCACCAACCGTGGTCTTAACGGAGCAAGGCGCTAATCCCCAATTACAGACGGAGCTGGGCAACTGGGGGGTTGAAGTGGTGGAATTTCCCCAACTAACTCCCAGAGCTGTCATGGAATATGGATATCAACGGGGATTTTTATCGGTGTTATGGGAATGTGGAGGACAACTGGGAGCGCAGGCGATCGCCTCTGGAATGGTGCAGAAAGTTTATGCTTTTATTGCACCCAAAATTATTGGGGGCGATCGCGCTCCTTCTCCCGTGGGCGATTTAAGATTAACTCAAATGACTGAAGCTCTAAGTTTAACGGGTATTCAGTATCAATCTTTAGGCAGCGATATATTAATTGAGGGTTATCTCGTTAACCGCGATTCGCTCTAA
- a CDS encoding amino acid ABC transporter permease, translated as MTSVPSNLTDMAPPPEMRDTPVNWIKNNLLSPWYNGLITFIILGGLIALGYNFLSWSFTDAQWDVIPRNLHLLMVGRYPSEEYWRLWILVALISVFSGLSWGVIVRSLTLFSRNILIGLGIAALGCVITPTPIVYRALLVGCLVAIAGSAWIGQQVGNVQPALGKWVSFGWFGVFLIGLWLIGGGLGLTPVGTNEWQGLLLTVLMAIVGITLSFPIGLIAALGRRSSLPVVKALSIAYIEIIRGVPLITILFMGQVMIPLFLPEGMRPDRVIRAIVGLTLFSSAYLAENVRGGLQAIPKGQAEASRALGLSTPLTLILIVLPQALKAVIPAMVGQFISLFQDTTLLAITGLVELLGISNSILANPKFLGRFSEVYLFVGVLFWVFCYAMSAASRWVEGKLNTEHR; from the coding sequence ATGACTTCTGTACCTAGTAACTTAACCGATATGGCACCGCCACCGGAGATGCGCGATACTCCGGTAAACTGGATTAAAAATAATTTGCTTAGTCCCTGGTATAACGGTTTAATCACTTTCATTATTTTAGGGGGATTAATCGCCCTAGGTTATAATTTTCTCTCCTGGTCATTCACCGATGCTCAATGGGATGTGATCCCGCGAAATCTCCACCTATTGATGGTCGGTCGCTATCCCAGTGAAGAATACTGGCGCTTATGGATTTTAGTCGCTCTAATTAGTGTCTTTTCTGGCTTATCTTGGGGCGTAATTGTCCGATCGCTCACCCTCTTTAGCCGTAATATTCTCATCGGCTTAGGCATCGCTGCCCTAGGATGCGTGATCACTCCGACTCCCATTGTCTATCGTGCCTTATTAGTAGGGTGTTTGGTGGCGATCGCCGGTAGCGCTTGGATCGGCCAACAAGTCGGGAACGTTCAACCAGCTCTCGGAAAATGGGTTTCCTTTGGCTGGTTTGGCGTATTTTTAATCGGACTGTGGCTCATTGGTGGAGGACTGGGTTTAACCCCTGTGGGAACCAATGAATGGCAAGGCCTATTGCTCACCGTTCTCATGGCTATTGTCGGCATTACCTTAAGTTTTCCCATCGGTTTAATTGCTGCTTTAGGAAGACGTAGCTCCTTACCCGTGGTCAAAGCCCTCAGTATTGCTTATATTGAAATTATCCGCGGTGTTCCCCTGATTACTATTTTATTTATGGGCCAGGTCATGATTCCCCTATTTCTCCCCGAAGGAATGCGTCCCGATCGGGTGATTCGGGCGATCGTCGGCTTAACCTTGTTTAGCTCCGCTTACTTAGCGGAAAATGTGCGAGGAGGTCTACAAGCGATTCCCAAGGGACAGGCGGAAGCCTCACGGGCCCTAGGTTTAAGTACTCCTTTAACCTTGATTCTAATTGTTCTCCCCCAAGCCCTGAAAGCTGTGATTCCAGCTATGGTGGGTCAATTTATTAGCCTATTTCAAGATACGACCCTGTTGGCGATTACCGGCTTGGTAGAATTATTAGGAATTAGTAACTCGATTTTAGCGAACCCCAAATTTCTGGGGCGCTTTTCAGAGGTATATCTATTTGTTGGAGTTCTCTTTTGGGTATTCTGTTATGCCATGTCGGCTGCCAGTCGATGGGTAGAAGGTAAACTGAATACAGAACACCGCTAA
- a CDS encoding amino acid ABC transporter ATP-binding protein → MTHSDPLIKSQDNPTPVDTEPAIIAQEVHKWYASNKFHVLRGVSLDVQKGEVVVVMGPSGSGKSTFIRTFNALEEYQKGKIIIDGIELSHDLKNIDAVRREVGMVFQQFNLFPHLTVLQNVTLAPIWVRRWKKEKAEEIALQLLEKVGILEQAKKFPGQLSGGQQQRVAIARALAMQPKIMLFDEPTSALDPEMVREVLDTMRSLAQSGMTMVCVTHEVGFAREVADRVVLMADGVLVEEATPDEFFNNPKEERTQKFLSQIL, encoded by the coding sequence ATGACCCATTCCGATCCTCTCATTAAATCTCAAGATAATCCAACTCCTGTGGACACCGAACCCGCCATCATTGCCCAAGAGGTTCATAAGTGGTATGCCAGTAATAAATTCCATGTCCTGCGAGGGGTGAGCTTAGACGTTCAAAAAGGCGAAGTGGTCGTTGTTATGGGGCCGAGTGGTTCCGGGAAATCGACGTTTATCCGCACCTTTAATGCTCTAGAAGAATATCAAAAGGGAAAAATTATTATTGATGGGATTGAATTATCCCACGATTTAAAGAATATTGATGCGGTGCGGCGCGAAGTGGGGATGGTGTTTCAACAGTTTAATTTATTCCCTCATTTAACGGTTTTGCAAAATGTAACCTTAGCGCCGATTTGGGTACGGCGTTGGAAGAAGGAAAAAGCCGAAGAAATTGCTCTACAGCTCTTAGAAAAAGTAGGAATTTTGGAGCAAGCCAAGAAATTCCCCGGACAGTTATCGGGAGGACAACAGCAACGGGTAGCGATCGCCCGCGCTCTGGCGATGCAACCGAAAATCATGCTCTTTGATGAACCCACTTCAGCCCTCGATCCAGAAATGGTACGCGAGGTACTTGATACAATGCGATCGCTTGCTCAAAGCGGTATGACCATGGTTTGTGTTACCCATGAAGTAGGGTTTGCCCGTGAAGTTGCGGATCGAGTGGTGTTAATGGCTGATGGGGTCTTAGTGGAGGAAGCAACCCCTGATGAATTTTTTAACAACCCCAAGGAGGAACGAACACAGAAATTCTTATCACAAATTTTGTAA
- a CDS encoding amino acid ABC transporter substrate-binding protein has translation MAKWQSLLMSVLLLALPLAACAPPPSDNADGGGDGESSDSASQSRLDVVKNRGTLICGVDGGIPGFSFVDETGEYSGIDVDVCKAVAAAVLGDPDAVEYRNLDSTERFTALAGGEVDMLSRNTTWTTSRDTTVGLEFAPTTFYDGQGMMVRQDSDITSLEDFEGKAVCVEAGTTTELNLTDNMREAGVTFETVTFQQADPAYAAYAEERCEGMTSDKSQLIARRSTLPNPEEHILLEVTLSKEPLGPVTLNNDSTWFDVVKWVTYGLIEAEELGITQANVEQSKGSEDPTIRRFLGVEGDLGTGLELDNDFMVNVISSVGNYGEVYERNLGKESQFQLDRGQNDLWNRGGLLYSPPFR, from the coding sequence ATGGCTAAGTGGCAATCTTTATTAATGTCGGTTCTATTGCTAGCTCTCCCCTTGGCAGCTTGCGCCCCTCCCCCGTCTGATAACGCTGATGGAGGAGGAGATGGAGAGTCTTCAGACTCGGCATCCCAAAGTCGTTTGGATGTCGTGAAAAATCGCGGAACCCTAATCTGTGGGGTAGATGGTGGTATTCCTGGATTTAGCTTTGTGGATGAAACCGGAGAATATTCAGGAATTGATGTGGATGTTTGTAAAGCTGTAGCTGCCGCTGTCTTGGGCGATCCAGATGCAGTAGAATATCGGAACCTTGATTCTACAGAACGCTTTACTGCCCTAGCGGGTGGTGAAGTGGATATGCTTTCTCGAAACACGACTTGGACAACCAGCCGAGATACGACCGTTGGTCTAGAATTTGCACCAACCACATTCTATGATGGACAAGGCATGATGGTGCGTCAAGATAGTGATATCACCTCCCTGGAAGATTTTGAAGGTAAAGCCGTTTGCGTAGAAGCGGGAACGACTACCGAGCTGAACTTAACCGATAATATGCGGGAAGCAGGAGTTACTTTTGAAACCGTAACCTTCCAACAGGCTGACCCAGCTTATGCAGCCTATGCAGAAGAACGCTGCGAAGGAATGACTTCAGATAAATCGCAGTTGATTGCTCGTCGCAGTACCTTACCGAATCCAGAGGAGCATATCCTGTTGGAGGTCACCCTGTCGAAAGAACCCCTCGGCCCTGTAACCCTTAATAATGATTCTACCTGGTTTGACGTGGTTAAATGGGTAACCTACGGTTTGATTGAAGCAGAAGAGTTGGGAATTACTCAAGCCAATGTCGAACAAAGCAAAGGAAGTGAAGACCCCACCATTCGCCGTTTCTTGGGCGTTGAAGGTGATTTGGGAACAGGCTTAGAACTCGATAATGATTTCATGGTTAATGTGATTTCGTCCGTTGGGAACTACGGTGAAGTTTACGAGCGCAATTTGGGTAAGGAATCTCAATTTCAGTTAGATCGGGGTCAAAATGACCTTTGGAATCGTGGAGGATTGCTCTATTCTCCTCCTTTCCGATAA